Part of the Terriglobales bacterium genome, GCAAAACGCGTCGCGACGTTCGCGTACTCTTTGTGATTCACCTCAACGTATGGATAGACAAAGTAATTCAACGGGTCGCCGTCCTGCTTCGGACTCAGCGTGATGTCGCGTCCAACGCTGAACTGGATGCGATTGTCGTCCCAATGCCCGAAAAAGAACTCGCGCCGATCGGGATGCTTCCACGCTTCGGAAATATCGACGGGAACCCAGCCATGATCTTTCGTGTAGAAGTCAGCCCAGCAGTGATAGCCGGGAATTTCGCCGGAGTGCTTGTCTGCCGGAATTGGGAAACCAATTTCAAAGCGTGCAGGTATCTTCTGTGAACGGGCCATCGAAATAAATAAGGAGTGGAAATCGGTGCAGTTCCCGTGCTTGGCGTTGCAGGCGTAGAGAGTATCGCCGTGTCCCCATCCGGTGCCGCTCTTGTCATAACGCATGTTTGCCAGAACGTAGTCGTAGAGAGCCCGAGCTTTCGAGTAGTCGCCTGTGACTAACGCAACTTGCTTGGCGGCAAGATCGGCGGGCAATCCGCTCGTTGGAACCAGTTTGTCGGGAGAGAGCAGCCGCTGTTGCTGCGCTAGTCGCAACGCTCTGGCGCGATGCGCTGAACTTTCGCGCCGCACTACGTCGTAAACAACTTCGAACGCGTATGCGGATTGCTTCGCGTTGGGCGTTTCGGCATACAGCATCTCGTCGCCGTACTCCTGCTCACGCGTGTGCTTCAACACCAGATCACCTTTTTCCGAGATCACCTTCACATCCTGGAACAGATCGGAATGCGCGAGCGGAATCCAGACGCGAAGCGGCTGTCCTGCAGCTACATTGCGGACGGTGAAGCCGTAATGAAACGTGAAGTGGCGCTGCGGCGCAGCCGATTGTGCAGAAGCAGATACAACGAAAAACACAAAGGCGAGCAGCACTCGCGCAAAGGCTTGCATGATTCTTCCCTTTCCTGAACTTAAGCGGTGAGTGGTTGACGACAACCCGGGCGTCAGGAAATTAGCTTCAGGTGAAGCCGGTAGGAAGCAAGGAAGTCATGCTATCTGCCATCGTAGTTGCAGGGAGGAATGGGCGCAACCGGCAGGGTTCTGTTACGCCGTGACCCTTATTCGGTTCGTGAAGGCTTCCCAGCCACTCTGATCGCCTGTGGCGTTTTCCCGAGCCTCTGCCAATCCCTCCCCCACGAGCAAGATCGACGGCGCAGGCAGCGGTCCCATATCGGGAAGCGAGCCGAGTGTGGTGCGAATGGTGGTTTGCGCCTCGCGCGAGACTGCAGAAACTAGAGCGCAAGGTGTTTCCCGCGCAAACCCTTCCTGGAGCAAGCGCCCAACGATTGCCGAGTAATCAGGTCCCGGCATGTAGATCACCTGCGTCGTGCTTTCGCTTGCCCCTGGTTGAGCCCGATGTCCGGTGCTGAAAACAACCCGAGAAGCTTTACGGCGATCGGTGAGTGATGTCTCCAGCGCGGCGGCAGCTGCAAATGCCGTGCTGATGCCGGGAACGATCTCGAATTCAATTCCCGCTCGACGAAGCGCGTCGATTTCTTCGCCTGCGCGTCCGAACAGCATGGGGTCTCCCGATTTGAGGCGCACGACCGTGCGTCCCGATTCGGCATAGGCAACGAGCATCGCGTTGGTTTCTTCCTGGGAGACACGGGCTGCCCCACAGCGCTTGCCGACTGAGATCTTGAGCGC contains:
- the cobA gene encoding uroporphyrinogen-III C-methyltransferase, translated to MRLRPAGKVFLVGAGPGDPELLTLKALRVLRDADVVLHDDLISHEILAIIPATALKISVGKRCGAARVSQEETNAMLVAYAESGRTVVRLKSGDPMLFGRAGEEIDALRRAGIEFEIVPGISTAFAAAAALETSLTDRRKASRVVFSTGHRAQPGASESTTQVIYMPGPDYSAIVGRLLQEGFARETPCALVSAVSREAQTTIRTTLGSLPDMGPLPAPSILLVGEGLAEARENATGDQSGWEAFTNRIRVTA
- a CDS encoding transglutaminase domain-containing protein translates to MQAFARVLLAFVFFVVSASAQSAAPQRHFTFHYGFTVRNVAAGQPLRVWIPLAHSDLFQDVKVISEKGDLVLKHTREQEYGDEMLYAETPNAKQSAYAFEVVYDVVRRESSAHRARALRLAQQQRLLSPDKLVPTSGLPADLAAKQVALVTGDYSKARALYDYVLANMRYDKSGTGWGHGDTLYACNAKHGNCTDFHSLFISMARSQKIPARFEIGFPIPADKHSGEIPGYHCWADFYTKDHGWVPVDISEAWKHPDRREFFFGHWDDNRIQFSVGRDITLSPKQDGDPLNYFVYPYVEVNHKEYANVATRFAFEDMNAAPVNRAAIAGR